In a single window of the Magnetococcales bacterium genome:
- a CDS encoding type II toxin-antitoxin system Phd/YefM family antitoxin yields MKLSAQVKPIGYLKAHASEVIRGLSEGADPVIITLGGEAKAVLQDIGTYEQTQETFVAPPFTASHSS; encoded by the coding sequence ATGAAATTATCTGCACAGGTCAAACCCATCGGTTACCTGAAGGCCCACGCCTCCGAGGTCATTCGCGGCCTGTCCGAGGGCGCCGACCCCGTGATCATTACGCTCGGCGGTGAAGCCAAGGCAGTCTTGCAGGATATCGGAACCTACGAGCAGACCCAGGAAACCTTCGTCGCTCCACCGTTTACTGCCTCGCATTCATCGTGA